One part of the Sphingobium yanoikuyae genome encodes these proteins:
- a CDS encoding alpha/beta fold hydrolase — translation MTGYSDAYWWSPDGLRLHYRDYAGGEDGRPPVLCLPGLTRNARDFEPLAQRLAGEWRVICPDMRGRAESAYAKDPMSYVPLTYLQDIGRLLADLAITRFVAVGTSLGGIITMLIAATHREWLAGAVLNDVGPTLDEAGLDRIRGYVGVGQSHPSWVHAARALEEANGDVYPAYGLEQWLAMAKRLYRLNSGGRIVLDYDMRIAEPLRAPGGEAGVDMWPVMAAFQDIPTLLLRGGRSDLLSAPTAERMAREVGASAELVTVPDVGHAPALDEPAAVAGIDRLLERVLRG, via the coding sequence TTGACCGGCTATAGTGACGCATATTGGTGGTCCCCGGATGGACTGCGGCTGCATTATCGCGACTATGCGGGCGGCGAGGACGGGCGGCCGCCCGTGCTGTGCCTGCCGGGGCTGACCCGCAATGCGCGCGATTTCGAGCCGCTGGCGCAGCGGCTGGCGGGCGAGTGGCGGGTGATCTGCCCGGATATGCGGGGGCGCGCCGAAAGCGCCTATGCCAAGGATCCGATGAGCTATGTGCCGCTCACCTATTTGCAGGATATCGGCCGGTTGCTGGCGGACCTGGCGATCACCCGCTTCGTCGCGGTCGGCACGTCGCTGGGCGGGATCATCACCATGCTGATCGCCGCGACCCATCGCGAATGGCTGGCGGGCGCGGTGCTGAACGATGTCGGCCCGACGCTGGACGAGGCGGGGCTGGACCGGATTCGCGGCTATGTGGGCGTGGGCCAGTCGCACCCCAGCTGGGTCCATGCGGCCCGCGCGCTGGAGGAAGCGAATGGCGATGTCTATCCGGCCTATGGGCTGGAGCAGTGGCTGGCCATGGCCAAGCGGCTCTATCGGCTGAACAGCGGCGGGCGGATCGTGCTCGACTATGACATGCGCATCGCCGAGCCGCTGCGCGCGCCCGGTGGCGAGGCGGGGGTCGACATGTGGCCGGTAATGGCGGCTTTTCAGGATATTCCGACCCTGTTGCTGCGTGGCGGCCGGTCGGACCTGCTGAGCGCGCCGACGGCGGAACGGATGGCGCGCGAGGTGGGGGCAAGCGCGGAACTGGTGACGGTGCCCGATGTCGGCCATGCGCCCGCGCTGGACGAGCCGGCGGCGGTGGCCGGGATCGACCGCCTGCTGGAACGCGTGCTGCGTGGCTGA
- a CDS encoding NAD(P)H-dependent flavin oxidoreductase, with protein sequence MFKGLKPIVYGGREVWPLVEGGKGVAVSNHASSGAWAAAGGIGTVSAVNADSYDSMGNIIPQIYHGRTRRDRHEELIAYAIDGAVEQVKRAYEIAGGKGAININVLWEMGGAQRVLHGVLEKTKGMVAGVTCGAGMPYKLSEIAASYNVSYLPIVSSGRAFRALWKRAYSKASEWLGAVVYEDPWLAGGHNGLSNAEDPRAPQDPYPRVRDLRATMREGGISDDVPIVMAGGVWALKDWNDWIDNPELGAIMFQFGTRPLLTQESPIPQDWKDRLMQLEPGDVLLHKFSPTGFYSSAIRNPFLRSLEARSDRQIPFSTEQAGDHTHQLDAGVKGKNFWVTVGDLLRAREWVGQGFTSALKTPDNTLVFVTEEEKAEIRKDQTDCMGCLSQCSFSSWMDSETNSTGRLADPRSFCIQKSLQESVHGGDLDKNLLFAGHAAYRFKQDPFYSNGFVPTVKQLVDRILTGD encoded by the coding sequence TTGTTCAAGGGTTTGAAACCCATCGTCTATGGTGGCCGTGAAGTCTGGCCGCTGGTCGAAGGTGGCAAGGGTGTTGCTGTTTCCAACCATGCCAGTTCGGGCGCCTGGGCGGCTGCCGGGGGCATCGGCACGGTATCGGCGGTCAATGCCGACAGCTATGACTCCATGGGCAATATCATCCCGCAAATCTATCATGGCCGCACCCGCCGCGACCGCCATGAGGAGCTGATCGCCTATGCCATCGACGGTGCCGTCGAGCAGGTGAAGCGCGCCTATGAGATTGCCGGCGGCAAGGGCGCGATCAACATCAACGTGCTGTGGGAAATGGGCGGTGCGCAGCGCGTGCTGCACGGCGTTCTGGAAAAGACCAAGGGCATGGTCGCCGGCGTCACCTGTGGCGCGGGCATGCCCTACAAGCTCAGCGAAATCGCTGCCTCCTACAATGTCAGCTATCTGCCGATCGTGTCGTCGGGCCGTGCCTTCCGCGCGCTGTGGAAGCGCGCTTATTCCAAGGCATCGGAATGGCTGGGCGCAGTGGTCTATGAAGATCCCTGGCTGGCCGGCGGCCATAACGGCCTGTCGAACGCGGAAGATCCGCGCGCGCCGCAGGATCCCTATCCCCGCGTGCGCGACCTGCGCGCCACGATGCGCGAAGGCGGCATTTCCGATGATGTGCCGATCGTCATGGCCGGCGGCGTCTGGGCGCTCAAGGACTGGAACGACTGGATCGACAATCCCGAGCTGGGCGCGATCATGTTCCAGTTCGGCACCCGTCCGCTGCTGACCCAGGAAAGCCCGATCCCGCAGGATTGGAAGGACCGGCTGATGCAGCTGGAACCGGGCGACGTGCTGCTGCACAAATTCTCGCCCACCGGCTTCTACAGCTCGGCGATCCGCAATCCCTTCCTGCGCTCGCTCGAAGCGCGGTCGGACCGCCAGATCCCGTTCAGCACCGAGCAGGCGGGCGATCATACCCATCAGCTCGATGCCGGCGTGAAGGGCAAGAATTTCTGGGTGACGGTCGGCGACCTGCTGCGCGCGCGCGAATGGGTGGGCCAGGGCTTCACCTCCGCGCTCAAGACGCCGGACAACACGCTCGTCTTCGTGACCGAGGAAGAGAAGGCGGAAATCCGCAAGGACCAGACCGACTGCATGGGCTGCCTGTCGCAGTGTAGCTTTTCCAGCTGGATGGACAGCGAGACCAACTCGACCGGTCGCCTGGCTGATCCGCGCAGCTTCTGCATCCAGAAGTCGCTGCAGGAATCGGTCCATGGCGGCGACCTGGACAAGAATCTGCTGTTTGCCGGCCATGCCGCCTATCGCTTCAAGCAGGACCCCTTCTATTCGAACGGGTTCGTGCCGACCGTGAAGCAGCTGGTCGACCGCATCCTGACCGGCGACTGA
- a CDS encoding glycosyltransferase yields the protein MRGDPPRILHIHGSFTLGGKEARAIRLMNIWGDKARHSIVSAAPEALGARSAIGPQVPVDFPEAPPFAGRPGLARFRAIAQFLSGYDLVLGYNWGAMDGVMAHRLFARSMRLPPLIHHEDGFNADEAAGLKPQRNLYRRMALGRAQALVVPSARLERIAHQAWKQPAGKVHLIRNGIDVARYAQAPAPDAIPGLVRTPGKLLVGTLAGLRAVKNIPRLVRAVAAHRERLQLVVVGEGPERDAILAEAAAQGLDDICLAGFMTDPWRFVGLFDIFALSSDSEQFPISLVEAMAAGLPVASTDVGDVANMVAPANRPFVAADEQGLADALGTLAADAELRATLGAANRARAQRDYDEKTMVDAYAALYGEALASPHILR from the coding sequence ATGCGGGGGGATCCGCCGCGCATCCTGCATATCCATGGCAGCTTCACCCTGGGCGGCAAGGAAGCCCGCGCGATCCGGCTGATGAACATCTGGGGCGACAAGGCGCGGCACAGCATCGTCAGCGCCGCGCCCGAGGCGCTGGGTGCCCGCAGCGCGATCGGGCCGCAGGTGCCGGTCGATTTTCCCGAAGCGCCGCCCTTTGCCGGGCGGCCGGGGCTGGCCCGGTTCCGCGCGATCGCGCAGTTCCTGTCCGGCTATGACCTGGTGCTGGGCTATAATTGGGGGGCGATGGACGGGGTGATGGCGCACCGGCTGTTTGCCCGGTCGATGAGGCTGCCGCCGCTGATCCATCATGAGGATGGCTTCAACGCCGATGAGGCGGCGGGGCTGAAGCCGCAGCGCAATCTCTATCGGCGCATGGCGCTGGGCCGGGCGCAGGCGCTGGTGGTGCCCTCGGCGCGGCTGGAGCGGATCGCGCATCAGGCGTGGAAGCAGCCGGCGGGCAAGGTGCATCTGATCCGCAACGGCATCGATGTGGCGCGCTATGCGCAGGCACCGGCACCGGATGCGATACCGGGGCTGGTGCGCACGCCGGGCAAGCTGCTGGTCGGCACGCTGGCGGGGTTGCGCGCGGTCAAGAATATTCCCCGGCTGGTGCGCGCGGTGGCCGCCCATCGCGAGCGGTTGCAACTGGTGGTGGTGGGCGAGGGACCGGAGCGCGACGCGATCCTGGCAGAGGCGGCGGCGCAGGGGCTGGACGATATCTGCCTGGCTGGGTTCATGACCGATCCCTGGCGCTTCGTCGGCCTGTTCGACATTTTTGCCCTGTCGTCGGACAGCGAGCAGTTCCCGATCTCGCTGGTCGAGGCGATGGCGGCCGGACTGCCGGTGGCCTCCACCGATGTCGGCGACGTTGCCAATATGGTGGCGCCGGCCAATCGACCCTTCGTCGCGGCGGACGAGCAGGGGCTGGCCGACGCGCTTGGGACGCTGGCCGCAGACGCGGAATTGCGCGCTACATTGGGGGCGGCAAACCGGGCGCGGGCGCAGCGCGATTATGACGAAAAGACCATGGTCGACGCCTATGCCGCATTATATGGCGAGGCTCTGGCCAGCCCCCACATTTTGCGCTAG
- a CDS encoding DUF2093 domain-containing protein produces MAADIQGLAVLHYDTPHFDVVRPGQFVLCAVSGARIDLDDLKYWSAEFQEAYRGPEEATASFLRHRGAAFR; encoded by the coding sequence ATGGCGGCGGATATTCAGGGGCTGGCGGTGTTGCATTATGACACGCCGCATTTCGACGTGGTACGGCCGGGGCAGTTCGTGCTCTGCGCCGTATCGGGCGCGCGAATCGACCTCGACGATCTGAAATATTGGAGCGCCGAGTTTCAGGAAGCCTATCGCGGGCCGGAGGAGGCGACAGCCTCCTTCCTGCGCCACCGCGGTGCAGCATTTCGCTGA
- a CDS encoding DUF1338 domain-containing protein → MSSQNERSIVALVQSVLGEDAGKAALDALAIDPALLAQSGPTVSRAAFAMAMNVILFHDLLERVPSGAAYVADTLARGGRVMFDHGALRTIRFADGPTGALPAGEDAFTRIFLPLGYRMAALYPLDRLKMTGRAYAHVDAPEAIPQFFLSELHVDRFDAEFGAAATRIFGTSRDPLDAPTIALLDRYAAGEPVGFNDAAAALSVIVSAFDRQHEPPAFADYELLLSRSNEAAWIATEGNAFNHATDRVPDVAALADRLKAEDRPMKPKLEISATGRVRQTAFRADSVERLFADRDLRSVPGSFYEFISRDIDPDTGTLDLAFDTGNATGIFAMTSAKA, encoded by the coding sequence ATGTCGTCACAGAATGAAAGAAGCATCGTCGCCCTGGTTCAGTCGGTGCTGGGCGAAGACGCCGGCAAGGCCGCACTGGACGCACTGGCGATCGATCCCGCGCTGCTGGCGCAAAGCGGCCCGACCGTCAGCCGCGCCGCCTTTGCCATGGCGATGAACGTCATCCTGTTCCACGACCTGCTCGAACGGGTGCCGAGCGGCGCGGCCTATGTCGCCGACACGCTGGCGCGTGGTGGCCGGGTGATGTTCGACCATGGCGCGCTGCGCACCATCCGCTTTGCCGATGGGCCGACCGGCGCCCTGCCCGCTGGCGAGGATGCCTTCACCCGCATCTTCCTGCCCTTGGGCTATCGCATGGCCGCCCTCTATCCGCTCGATCGCCTCAAGATGACCGGCCGCGCCTATGCCCATGTCGACGCACCCGAGGCGATCCCGCAATTCTTCCTCTCCGAACTGCATGTCGACCGGTTCGACGCGGAATTTGGCGCGGCCGCGACCCGCATCTTCGGCACGTCGCGCGATCCGCTCGACGCCCCGACCATTGCCCTGCTCGACCGCTATGCCGCCGGCGAACCGGTCGGCTTCAATGACGCAGCCGCCGCCCTGTCCGTCATCGTCTCCGCCTTCGACCGCCAGCATGAACCGCCGGCCTTTGCCGATTATGAGCTGCTGCTCTCCCGCTCCAACGAAGCCGCCTGGATCGCGACCGAGGGCAATGCCTTCAACCATGCCACCGACCGCGTGCCCGATGTCGCCGCGCTGGCCGATCGCCTCAAGGCGGAAGACCGGCCGATGAAGCCCAAGCTCGAAATCTCCGCCACCGGCCGCGTCCGCCAGACCGCCTTCCGTGCCGACAGTGTCGAGCGCCTGTTCGCCGACCGCGATCTGCGCAGCGTGCCCGGCTCCTTCTACGAATTCATCAGCCGCGATATCGACCCGGACACCGGCACGCTGGACCTCGCCTTCGACACCGGCAACGCCACCGGCATCTTCGCCATGACCAGCGCCAAGGCTTGA
- the fghA gene encoding S-formylglutathione hydrolase, with translation METVSTNTAFGGVQGVYRHASRETGTEMTFSVFVPPHAPGAKLPVVWYLSGLTCTHANVTEKGEFRRACAELGLIFVAPDTSPRGEGVADDPDGAWDFGLGAGFYVDATQAPYAAHYRMWSYVTQELPALIADQFPADMDRQSIMGHSMGGHGALTVGLTYPDRYRAVSAFAPIVAPGQVPWGEKALGGYLGEDRAAWRKHDAVALIEDGARIDALLVDQGAGDSFLEGQLRPQLLRTACDAAGIDLTLNLREGYDHSYYFISSFMDDHLRWHAARLG, from the coding sequence GTGGAAACGGTTTCGACCAACACGGCCTTTGGCGGCGTCCAAGGCGTCTATCGCCATGCTTCGCGCGAGACGGGGACGGAGATGACCTTCTCCGTCTTCGTGCCGCCGCATGCGCCGGGCGCGAAGCTGCCGGTGGTCTGGTATCTGTCCGGCCTTACCTGCACCCATGCCAATGTGACGGAAAAGGGCGAGTTTCGCCGGGCCTGCGCGGAACTGGGGTTGATCTTCGTCGCGCCCGATACCTCGCCGCGCGGCGAGGGCGTGGCCGACGATCCGGACGGCGCCTGGGACTTTGGCCTGGGCGCGGGCTTCTATGTCGATGCGACGCAGGCGCCCTATGCCGCCCATTATCGCATGTGGTCCTATGTGACGCAGGAATTGCCGGCGCTGATCGCGGACCAGTTTCCCGCCGACATGGATCGCCAGTCGATCATGGGGCACAGCATGGGCGGCCATGGCGCGCTGACCGTCGGGCTGACCTATCCCGATCGTTATCGCGCGGTGTCTGCCTTTGCGCCGATCGTGGCGCCGGGGCAGGTGCCCTGGGGCGAGAAGGCGCTGGGCGGCTATCTGGGCGAGGACCGGGCGGCGTGGCGCAAGCATGACGCGGTCGCGCTGATCGAGGATGGCGCGCGGATCGATGCGCTGCTGGTTGACCAGGGCGCTGGCGACAGCTTCCTGGAGGGGCAGTTGCGCCCGCAATTGCTGCGCACGGCCTGCGACGCGGCGGGCATCGACCTGACGCTCAATCTGCGCGAGGGCTATGATCATAGCTATTATTTCATCTCCAGCTTCATGGACGATCACCTGCGCTGGCACGCGGCGCGGCTGGGCTGA
- a CDS encoding protein adenylyltransferase SelO family protein: MDNKPQAANYHPATEITALMPDIADPVHAADFPQTLLRFRNDRAAASVGLDHLSDEEWIAHFGRFAPLPGTLPQPLALRYHGHQFRHYNPDIGDGRGFLFAQMRDADGRLLDLGTKGSGQTPYSRFGDGRLTLKGGVREILATEMLEALGVNTSKTFSIIETGEALERNDEPSPTRGAAMVRLSHSHIRIGSFQRAAYIEDNRLLERLTDYALTRLYGEQPGDNPPAQLLGRVVDRTADLAASYMVAGFVHGVLNSDNINVTGESFDYGPWRFTPLWDAGFTAAYFDHAGLYAFARQAEAIHWDVAQLAVSLRPLSEAPPLIEQLERFPALYAQAMQRRFCWRLGVLPGADSAAMTETAVRAMMTTATPIDIFFHDWRGGTPRNPARYSEPIWAELRDTLADHPPVPGARDHAYWSDAAPCSMHIDEVEAIWSAIDQSDDWSPLHAKVAAIRRMGEAHGSAPALP; this comes from the coding sequence ATGGACAACAAGCCGCAAGCCGCCAATTACCACCCCGCCACGGAAATCACCGCGCTGATGCCCGACATCGCCGATCCGGTGCATGCTGCGGACTTTCCGCAGACCCTGTTGCGCTTCCGCAATGACCGCGCTGCCGCATCGGTCGGCCTCGACCATCTGAGCGACGAAGAGTGGATCGCCCATTTCGGCCGCTTCGCGCCCCTGCCCGGCACGCTCCCCCAACCGCTCGCCCTGCGCTACCATGGCCATCAGTTCCGCCATTATAATCCCGATATCGGCGACGGCCGCGGCTTCCTGTTCGCGCAGATGCGCGACGCGGATGGCCGCCTGCTCGACCTTGGCACCAAGGGATCGGGCCAGACCCCCTATAGCCGCTTCGGTGACGGCCGCCTGACGCTCAAGGGCGGCGTGCGCGAGATTTTGGCGACCGAGATGCTGGAGGCGCTGGGCGTCAACACGTCGAAGACCTTCTCGATCATCGAGACCGGCGAGGCGCTGGAGCGCAATGACGAACCCTCGCCCACGCGCGGCGCGGCGATGGTCCGTCTCAGCCATTCGCACATCCGCATCGGCAGCTTCCAGCGCGCCGCCTATATCGAGGATAATAGGTTGCTCGAACGGCTGACCGACTATGCCCTCACCCGCCTCTATGGGGAACAGCCCGGCGACAACCCGCCCGCCCAGCTGCTCGGCCGCGTGGTCGATCGCACCGCTGACCTGGCCGCCAGCTACATGGTCGCCGGCTTCGTCCATGGCGTGCTCAACAGCGACAATATCAATGTCACCGGCGAAAGCTTCGACTATGGCCCCTGGCGCTTCACGCCGCTCTGGGACGCGGGCTTCACCGCCGCCTATTTCGACCATGCCGGCCTCTACGCCTTCGCCCGCCAGGCCGAGGCGATCCATTGGGACGTCGCCCAGCTTGCCGTCTCGCTACGCCCGCTCAGCGAAGCGCCGCCGCTGATCGAACAGCTCGAACGCTTCCCCGCCCTCTACGCCCAGGCGATGCAGCGCCGCTTCTGCTGGCGCCTCGGCGTCCTGCCGGGCGCAGACAGCGCCGCCATGACCGAAACCGCCGTGCGCGCGATGATGACCACCGCGACGCCAATCGACATCTTCTTCCACGACTGGCGCGGCGGCACACCCCGCAACCCGGCGCGTTACAGCGAACCCATCTGGGCCGAACTGCGCGACACGCTGGCCGACCACCCGCCCGTCCCTGGCGCCCGCGACCACGCCTATTGGTCGGACGCCGCGCCCTGCTCCATGCATATCGACGAGGTGGAAGCGATCTGGAGCGCCATCGACCAGTCCGACGACTGGTCCCCGCTCCACGCCAAGGTCGCTGCGATCCGCCGCATGGGTGAGGCGCATGGAAGTGCGCCGGCATTGCCCTGA
- the gcvA gene encoding transcriptional regulator GcvA, translating to MDRARKWLPPMSALNSFDAAATHGSFSRAGVEVGLTQSAVSRQIALLEDWLQTPLFDRVGRRVQLNEAGQAYAEEIRPALDRIRRATRRVAARRAQGALRIATLPSFGMRWLAPRLPGLSALHPDLVVDFASRSDPFDFAQEEFDAAIHYGLPEEWPGVAQDYLFREQMVPVCAPDWLAANGLRSPADLLGKPLLSQSSRRDAWARWFAAAGVEAGPLPPGPAFEHFLMLAQAVVAGAGVALIPSFLIRPELEAGSLVIPFDRPLSSEQAYYLVYPTGLGGHPGLARFRAWMLASAGAE from the coding sequence ATGGATAGGGCGCGCAAATGGCTGCCGCCGATGAGCGCGCTCAACAGTTTCGACGCGGCCGCGACCCATGGCAGCTTCTCGCGCGCCGGGGTGGAAGTGGGGCTGACCCAGAGCGCGGTCAGTCGCCAGATCGCACTGCTGGAGGATTGGTTGCAGACGCCCTTGTTCGACCGGGTCGGGCGACGGGTGCAACTGAACGAGGCGGGACAGGCCTATGCCGAGGAGATCCGCCCGGCGCTCGACCGGATTCGGCGGGCGACCCGGCGGGTGGCGGCGCGGCGGGCGCAGGGGGCACTGCGGATCGCGACCCTGCCCAGTTTCGGCATGCGCTGGCTGGCGCCGCGCCTGCCGGGCCTCAGCGCGCTGCATCCCGATCTGGTGGTGGATTTCGCATCGCGATCCGACCCGTTCGATTTCGCGCAGGAGGAATTTGACGCGGCGATCCACTATGGCCTGCCGGAGGAATGGCCCGGCGTGGCACAGGATTATCTGTTTCGCGAGCAGATGGTGCCGGTCTGCGCGCCGGACTGGCTGGCGGCCAATGGGCTGCGGTCACCGGCCGATCTGCTGGGCAAGCCGCTGCTGAGCCAGAGTTCGCGGCGGGACGCCTGGGCGCGCTGGTTCGCGGCGGCGGGCGTCGAGGCGGGGCCGTTGCCGCCGGGGCCGGCGTTCGAGCATTTCCTGATGCTGGCGCAGGCGGTGGTGGCGGGGGCGGGCGTGGCGCTGATCCCCAGCTTCCTGATCCGGCCGGAGCTGGAGGCGGGCAGCCTGGTCATCCCGTTCGACCGCCCCTTGTCGAGCGAGCAGGCCTATTATCTGGTCTATCCCACGGGGCTTGGCGGCCATCCGGGACTGGCACGGTTCCGCGCCTGGATGCTGGCGAGCGCGGGCGCGGAATAG
- the purU gene encoding formyltetrahydrofolate deformylase: protein MNDKTIPSWILTLVCADRVGIVAAVSQFLAERGGFITDSQQYADREAGLFFMRVAFEATDTGMRFDTAGLRDEFADIGTRFAMDWRLTEAAERPRMLIAVSKGSHCLADLLHRWQTGTLAVDIMGVVSNHPDMRRITEWHGIPYHELPPNGDKAAQEAALLDLFDRSRSEYLILARYMQVLSESLVDRLAGRCVNIHHSFLPGFKGARPYHRAHERGVKLIGATAHFVTADLDEGPIIEQAVERVDHRATADDMIRIGRDIEAQVLARAVGWLADRRVLRNGGKTVVFR from the coding sequence GTGAATGACAAGACCATCCCGTCCTGGATATTGACCCTGGTCTGCGCCGACCGCGTCGGCATCGTCGCGGCGGTCAGCCAGTTCCTCGCCGAACGGGGCGGCTTCATCACCGACAGCCAGCAATATGCCGACCGCGAGGCCGGCCTCTTCTTCATGCGCGTGGCGTTCGAGGCGACCGATACCGGCATGCGCTTCGATACCGCCGGCCTGCGCGACGAATTTGCCGACATCGGCACCCGCTTCGCCATGGATTGGCGCCTCACCGAAGCGGCCGAACGCCCGCGCATGCTGATCGCCGTGTCGAAGGGGTCGCACTGCCTCGCCGACCTGCTGCACCGCTGGCAGACCGGCACGCTCGCGGTCGACATCATGGGGGTGGTGTCCAACCATCCCGACATGCGCCGCATCACCGAATGGCACGGCATCCCCTATCATGAGCTGCCGCCCAATGGCGACAAGGCCGCGCAGGAGGCCGCCCTGCTCGACCTGTTCGATCGCAGCCGGTCGGAATATCTGATCCTCGCCCGCTATATGCAGGTGCTGTCGGAAAGTCTGGTCGATCGGCTTGCGGGCCGCTGCGTCAACATCCATCACAGCTTCCTGCCCGGCTTCAAGGGCGCCCGCCCCTATCACCGTGCCCATGAGCGCGGCGTCAAGCTGATCGGCGCCACCGCCCATTTCGTCACCGCCGACCTCGACGAAGGGCCGATCATCGAACAGGCGGTCGAGCGCGTCGACCATCGTGCCACCGCCGACGACATGATCCGCATCGGCCGCGATATCGAGGCCCAGGTGCTGGCCCGCGCCGTCGGCTGGCTCGCCGACCGCCGCGTGCTGCGCAATGGCGGCAAGACGGTGGTGTTTCGCTAG
- a CDS encoding VOC family protein, with the protein MFSHVMVGSNDLDVSRAFYDALFGAVGGKPAMQDDKGRLIYMHDGALFMVTKPIDGEPACHANGGTIGFRMTSTEQADAWHAAGVAAGGTACEDPPGVREGGFGKLYLAYLRDPAGNKLCGLHRIG; encoded by the coding sequence ATGTTCAGCCATGTGATGGTGGGATCGAATGATCTCGACGTTTCCCGCGCCTTTTATGATGCGCTGTTCGGTGCGGTCGGCGGCAAGCCGGCGATGCAGGACGACAAGGGGCGGCTGATCTACATGCATGACGGCGCGCTGTTCATGGTCACAAAACCGATCGACGGGGAACCGGCCTGCCACGCCAATGGCGGCACGATCGGTTTCCGCATGACATCGACCGAGCAGGCCGATGCCTGGCATGCGGCCGGGGTCGCTGCGGGCGGCACGGCTTGCGAAGATCCGCCGGGCGTGCGCGAGGGCGGCTTCGGCAAGCTCTATCTCGCCTATCTGCGCGATCCCGCCGGCAACAAGCTGTGCGGCCTGCATCGGATCGGCTGA
- a CDS encoding S-(hydroxymethyl)glutathione dehydrogenase/class III alcohol dehydrogenase, whose product MKTRAAVAFEAKKPLEIVEVDLEGPKAGEVLVEIMATGICHTDAYTLDGFDSEGIFPSILGHEGAGIVREVGPGVTSVVPGDHVIPLYTPECRQCKSCLSGKTNLCTAIRATQGKGLMPDGTTRFSYKGQPIFHYMGCSTFSNFTVLPEIALAKIREDAPFQSSCYIGCGVTTGVGAVINTAKVQVGDNVVIFGLGGIGLNVIQGARLAGANKIIGVDINPDREEWGRRFGMTEFLNSRGMSREEVVAAIVAMTDGGADYTFDATGNTEVMRVALEACHRGWGTSIIIGVAEAGKEISTRPFQLVTGRNWRGTAFGGAKGRTDVPKIVDMYMTGKIEIDPMITHVMGLEDINKGFDLMHAGESIRSVVVF is encoded by the coding sequence GTGAAAACCCGCGCCGCCGTCGCCTTCGAAGCGAAGAAGCCCCTCGAAATCGTCGAGGTCGATCTGGAAGGCCCCAAGGCGGGCGAAGTCCTGGTCGAGATCATGGCGACCGGCATTTGCCATACCGACGCCTATACGCTGGACGGGTTCGACAGCGAGGGCATCTTCCCCTCGATCCTGGGCCATGAGGGCGCGGGCATCGTCCGCGAGGTTGGCCCCGGCGTCACCAGTGTCGTGCCCGGCGACCATGTCATCCCGCTCTACACGCCGGAATGCCGCCAGTGTAAGTCGTGCCTGAGCGGCAAGACCAACCTCTGCACCGCGATCCGCGCAACCCAGGGCAAGGGGCTGATGCCCGACGGCACGACCCGCTTTTCCTACAAGGGCCAGCCGATCTTCCACTATATGGGCTGCTCGACCTTCTCCAACTTCACGGTCCTGCCCGAGATCGCGCTGGCCAAGATCCGCGAGGACGCGCCGTTCCAGAGCAGCTGCTATATCGGTTGCGGCGTGACCACGGGCGTGGGTGCGGTGATCAACACCGCCAAGGTGCAGGTGGGCGACAATGTCGTGATCTTCGGCCTGGGCGGCATCGGCCTCAACGTCATCCAGGGCGCGCGCCTGGCCGGTGCGAACAAGATCATCGGCGTCGACATCAATCCCGATCGCGAGGAATGGGGCCGCAGGTTCGGCATGACCGAATTCCTCAACTCCAGGGGCATGAGCCGCGAGGAGGTGGTCGCCGCAATCGTCGCGATGACCGATGGCGGCGCGGACTACACGTTCGACGCCACCGGCAACACCGAAGTGATGCGCGTGGCACTGGAAGCCTGTCATCGCGGCTGGGGCACCAGCATCATCATCGGCGTGGCCGAGGCCGGCAAGGAAATCAGCACCCGTCCGTTCCAGCTGGTCACGGGCCGCAACTGGCGCGGCACGGCCTTTGGCGGGGCCAAGGGCCGCACCGACGTGCCCAAGATCGTCGACATGTACATGACCGGCAAGATCGAGATCGACCCGATGATCACCCATGTCATGGGGCTGGAGGACATCAACAAGGGGTTTGACCTGATGCATGCGGGCGAGAGCATCCGCAGCGTCGTCGTCTTCTGA